CCGTGACCATAGACAACCGCGCCATGAACGGCCGAAGCACCAAGACTTTCCTGAGCGAAAACCGTTGGCAGCCCGTGGCGCAAAATCTCAAGAAAGGCGATTACGTATTCATTCAATTCGGACATAATGACGAAGTGAAGACCAAGCAGAGCTACGCCACCGAGGAGGAATACGTGCAGAACCTCACCCGTTTTGTGAAGGAAACCCGCAAGAAAAAAGCCAACCCCATTCTTATCACGCCCGTGGCCCGGCGTAAGTTTGACGCCGCCGGCAAACTGGAAGACACCCACGCTATTTACTCAGAACTGGTCCGGAAACTCGCCAAAAAAGAGAAAGTCTGCCTCATTGACCTTGACCGCAAAAGCCAGGAACTCCTGCAAGCCTGGGGACCAGAAACGTCTAAGCTTCTTTTTGTGCACCTGCAGCCCAATGAACACCCCAACTACCCGGCAGGCAAGGTAGATGACACGCATTTCAATGAACTAGGCGCGCGTGAGATGGCGCAATTAGTCCTGGCCGAAATCAGAAATCTTAAATTGGATTTAGCCCGCCGAATTGTGGTGCCCGCGCCCAAAAAGTAGCGTCATTTTCCTTACTCAAAAGCTCATGAATCGAATTCTAATTGCTTGTTCCGTTCTTTTTGTCCTGGCCGTGGGCATGGCGTTTGTGCCCCGTCAGCAACAGAAGAAAATCACCGTTTACCTCATCGGGGATTCCACCATTTCCATCAAAGAGAAAAAAGCGTACCCGGAAACTGGCTGGGGCATGCCCTTCACGGCGTTTTTTGACGAGACCGTGACCATCGCCAACCACGCCCGCAACGGCCGAAGCACCCGCACTTTCCTGGAGGAAAACCGTTGGAAACCCATTCAAGACAGCCTGCAGTCCGGCGATTACGTGTTCATCCAGTTCGGGCACAATGACGCCTCAGTGGAGAAGCCGGAGCGCTACACGTCGCCGGCAGATTATCGCCAAAACCTGATCAAGTTCGTGACCGAAACCAGAGCCAAAAAAGCGCTTCCTGTTCTGGTCACCCCCGTGTCACGGCGTAAGTTCAACAAAGAAGGCCAGGCCCAGGAAACGCACGCGCTGTACTCCAAAGAGGTGAAGGCTGTGGCGCAGGAACTGAACGTGCCACTCATTGACCTGGACACCAAGAGCCGCGCGCTGTACCAGGAATTTGGTCCAGAAAACTCAAAGCTGCTGTTCCTTCAACTCAAGCCCGGCCAACATCCCAATTACCCAGACGGCAAAGAAGACGGCACCCATTTCAATGAACTCGGCGCCCGCCTGGTAGCCCAACTGGTTTTGGCCGAAATCAAAGCCTTAAACCTGGAACTGGCCCAACGCATCATCAAACGCGAAGCGAAATAACCTCTATCACTTTTCCGTTTTGGGGCTCATTTCTGAAAATAAGCCCCAAAACGGAAATTCTAACCTGTACAGATTGAAAACCAGAAACCAGCTTTTTTTATTCCTGACCCTGGGCACGTTGGCGCTGGGCTGTTCCACCATGAAGGCGGTGACCTGGCCGGTCAATGCCTTGTCGGGTTTGGGCGGCTATGTTACCGACGTGATTGGTTCGCCTACCATTATTCAAACTGAAAATGGAAAACCTGCCGTACAATTTGACGGCGCGGACGATGGCTTGCTGGTGCAGGGCAATCCCATTGCGGGGGCGCAGGAGTTTAGCATTGAGGTGGAGTTCAAGCCCACCGCGGCCTGGCCCGCCAACAAAGAACAGCGGTTTCTGCACATTGAAGATTTAACCGAAGGCAAACGCCGCGTGTTGCTGGAACTCAGGTTGAACAACCGAAACCAATGGTATGCTGATTTTTTCCTTCGTCACGAAAACGGCTCCAAGGTCTTGATAGACTCCACCAAAACGCATCCCGTGGGCGAATGGGCCACCATGAAACTCACCTACAAAGACCGCCAACTCAAAGGTTACGT
This region of Rufibacter sp. LB8 genomic DNA includes:
- a CDS encoding rhamnogalacturonan acetylesterase: MKLTFQFSSLLLLALALVSFTADTKEPITVFLIGDSTMSVKEPKAYPETGWGMPFTAFFDETVTIDNRAMNGRSTKTFLSENRWQPVAQNLKKGDYVFIQFGHNDEVKTKQSYATEEEYVQNLTRFVKETRKKKANPILITPVARRKFDAAGKLEDTHAIYSELVRKLAKKEKVCLIDLDRKSQELLQAWGPETSKLLFVHLQPNEHPNYPAGKVDDTHFNELGAREMAQLVLAEIRNLKLDLARRIVVPAPKK
- a CDS encoding rhamnogalacturonan acetylesterase; this translates as MNRILIACSVLFVLAVGMAFVPRQQQKKITVYLIGDSTISIKEKKAYPETGWGMPFTAFFDETVTIANHARNGRSTRTFLEENRWKPIQDSLQSGDYVFIQFGHNDASVEKPERYTSPADYRQNLIKFVTETRAKKALPVLVTPVSRRKFNKEGQAQETHALYSKEVKAVAQELNVPLIDLDTKSRALYQEFGPENSKLLFLQLKPGQHPNYPDGKEDGTHFNELGARLVAQLVLAEIKALNLELAQRIIKREAK
- a CDS encoding LamG-like jellyroll fold domain-containing protein, which codes for MKTRNQLFLFLTLGTLALGCSTMKAVTWPVNALSGLGGYVTDVIGSPTIIQTENGKPAVQFDGADDGLLVQGNPIAGAQEFSIEVEFKPTAAWPANKEQRFLHIEDLTEGKRRVLLELRLNNRNQWYADFFLRHENGSKVLIDSTKTHPVGEWATMKLTYKDRQLKGYVNGILETQAEMDYLPIPATASVSLGTRMDKRSWFNGAIRRVTFRKKVE